GCCCAACACAATCTCTCGTTGGGAAACGGCTTCATACAAGCCAACGATTAGGGACCTGCATAAGCTGGCTCAGTTCTTTGGGGTAAGCATCTCCGTGTTTTTCCCCACGGCTGAAAACTCGAGACTCCAAGCCTTAATGAGCGCGACGGGTGACCTCGACGACGAGGACCTAGACGAGCTGACGCGCTATGCCCAATTTCGTAAGGCTCGGAAGGCTCTCAACGAATCGAGTAAACGAAAGAAGCGGTGATCCGATGAGTCGTTCGATATACTACGCCGAGATGCGCTCTCTCGCTCAAGCAAAGCGAGCGCAATACAATGTTGAGACAGCGGCGCTCAATCTGCGTTTTGTGCAAGGTATCTACAGAAACGAAGGTATCAAGATCGACTATTGGGATACGAAGCGTAGAAAGATCCGTGCCGCATATTTCTGCGACGACGGCGACTTCTCAGTAATGATCAACAAGAGTCTGCCGCGTGAGCCAAAACTCTTCGCGCTTGTTCACGAACTAAAGCACCACTACAAGGACCAACTGCTAATTCAAGCTGGCGAGATAAGGTGCGGTGACTATAATGCTGGCGAGCTCATCGAGAAAGGAGCCGAGGTCTTTGCGGCAGAGTTCATCTACCCAGAAGCAGAAATGCAACTGTTACTGGAGGAGTTAGCTATAACCACCGAAAATTGCTCGCCCGAGAGCTTAGTGGAGGTTAAGAGAACCTGCGGCGCAGTGGTGAGTTACACTTTCTTGGTAAAGCGTTTCGAGTGGCTTGATCTTATTGAGCGCGGTGAATACTCCAAAGTACAATTCACGAAGCTAGAAGAATCCATCTACGGACCCGCTTTTTACAAGCAAGACTGGTTTAAGCAAAGTCGAGCGCGCAAGACCGGCCGACGGGTAACTCCTTAGAATCACTGAGTCCAGCAAAATCAAACTCCTGCTGCCGGCGGAGTAACGCCAGCTTGGTGGTGCGATTCGCTGTTGGGATATGAGTTGATCCAATATGACAAATTGGTTAATGGCAGCTTCCATTCACAGCACTGACATACAACCAATGTACATCGGCAAGCCCTGGCCCTATCGAGTGGCACCAAACGACAGACTCGTAGCGGGCGACGTAGTTTATCTCTTTGCGGGACAATCAGGACTGTATGGTTGGGGTTATGTAACGAAAATTGAGCGGTATCAAGACTCGGACTTAAGAAGGGAAATGCTGAAAGTCGGTGTGTCCCGTCCAGTTATCCAGGAAGGTCTTGTCACCCTTGCGGAAATAAACCAAGTGGGCGTTCTGGCAGGTATTGTGGAGCGACTCGACGGCAACTTTGCGGAGTTGTATCCCAAGGAAGTTAACGCGTTCAATTCGCTCCTGCAGTCAAAAGGTACTGAAACTCCGCCTGGCATGGCTGAGATTCAAGACCACTTCGACCGACTCGGCATTCGAGATGACTCCTCTTTTGCGCCTAAACTAGCACTTGCAATCGAGCGGTACAATCAAGCTTCGATCCTATATGCCGACCTGGACAAGTTCAAGACGGTCGATGACACATATGGTCACGAAGTCGGGGATAAGGTTATCGTCGCCGCTTTCCGGGTTGTACAAAGTGTTATTCAAGACATTGGAGAGGACTTTCGTCCTCACACTGCCGGCGACGAGATTATTCTCCTCCTTCCAAACGTCATTGACCCTGATGCTATGGAGATTGCCGAGCGCATAAGAACAGCGATAGAGCAACATGACTTTCCCGTCATTGGTCGAGGTCGCGTGACCATAACGATCGGAGTAGCAACATACCCAGATACTTGCGCGGATTGGCAACAATTAAGAACAACTGCCGACGTGACCGCCGGACAAGCAAAGAAGGTACGTCGGAATAGAGTCGTAAGCTGCGCAGAAAAGCGCGATGCACCGCCGCATGTTACGGATCGAGACTTAGCTGATCTACAGTTAGAGCTCCAAAAGCTAGATGCAATGACTATGGGCCGTCCGACTAACGGATCGGAAATGGCCAAGATCAAGCTCCAAAAAATCTTTACAATAGAGAGAGTGGTTAAACGTCTCCAGGCCGAAGGCCGTCCGGCAATGGCGTGGAAGCTGCAGAGGCAGATTCACGCAATTAAGATGGACGGGCGCGTAGCAACAGATTCTCAGCGCCAGATGGATAGATTGATAGATATTGAGGCTGAGAGAAATGCGCTTAGGGAAG
The Acidobacteriota bacterium genome window above contains:
- a CDS encoding helix-turn-helix transcriptional regulator, which produces MGDLYSFIGAKIRELRRSYGGTGISQEGLAIAMKKTPNTISRWETASYKPTIRDLHKLAQFFGVSISVFFPTAENSRLQALMSATGDLDDEDLDELTRYAQFRKARKALNESSKRKKR
- a CDS encoding GGDEF domain-containing protein — protein: MYIGKPWPYRVAPNDRLVAGDVVYLFAGQSGLYGWGYVTKIERYQDSDLRREMLKVGVSRPVIQEGLVTLAEINQVGVLAGIVERLDGNFAELYPKEVNAFNSLLQSKGTETPPGMAEIQDHFDRLGIRDDSSFAPKLALAIERYNQASILYADLDKFKTVDDTYGHEVGDKVIVAAFRVVQSVIQDIGEDFRPHTAGDEIILLLPNVIDPDAMEIAERIRTAIEQHDFPVIGRGRVTITIGVATYPDTCADWQQLRTTADVTAGQAKKVRRNRVVSCAEKRDAPPHVTDRDLADLQLELQKLDAMTMGRPTNGSEMAKIKLQKIFTIERVVKRLQAEGRPAMAWKLQRQIHAIKMDGRVATDSQRQMDRLIDIEAERNALREEEERKKDDR
- a CDS encoding ImmA/IrrE family metallo-endopeptidase, translating into MSRSIYYAEMRSLAQAKRAQYNVETAALNLRFVQGIYRNEGIKIDYWDTKRRKIRAAYFCDDGDFSVMINKSLPREPKLFALVHELKHHYKDQLLIQAGEIRCGDYNAGELIEKGAEVFAAEFIYPEAEMQLLLEELAITTENCSPESLVEVKRTCGAVVSYTFLVKRFEWLDLIERGEYSKVQFTKLEESIYGPAFYKQDWFKQSRARKTGRRVTP